In Malus sylvestris chromosome 16, drMalSylv7.2, whole genome shotgun sequence, the following are encoded in one genomic region:
- the LOC126608303 gene encoding uncharacterized protein LOC126608303: protein MMAVVQVCPHRLAVQDISLSRRQRGFDFPWG, encoded by the coding sequence ATGATGGCGGTCGTGCAAGTCTGCCCCCATCGTCTAGCGGTTCAGGACATCTCTCTTTCAAGGAGGCAGCGGGGATTCGACTTCCCCTGGGGGTAG